A single window of Mycobacterium sp. ITM-2016-00318 DNA harbors:
- a CDS encoding DUF6542 domain-containing protein produces MIPTIAGVPSWGAVLIAVTLTTIGFALDAGSGARELTFAFAAAYAIGCIAAALAVRQSGVFTAVIQPPLILFVAVPGAYFLFHGAAMDGLKDLLINCGYPLIERFPLMFFTSAIVLLVGLVRWNLGMSHRRTAPREAAEPSEGRFSALTAKISGLLARDDEDAIDEAPAPRRSRQHSIDRSARADRPASGTSRTRNGRPTKRTSPSRSRHTRPPETEIIEPVTERPRRPRPARSTDSTLPPPEPRRRQRSSSTRSSSTRSSSTREPRKQPPPSERRSPYQRPDRHSKFDGFEPFEPHGTNGSNGNGGNGSHHPISRVRYRGADEGDQRQQYRDRPRAAKHRAEAWEYDV; encoded by the coding sequence GTGATCCCCACCATCGCTGGTGTTCCGTCATGGGGTGCGGTGCTCATTGCGGTCACATTGACCACGATCGGCTTCGCCTTGGACGCCGGCTCCGGCGCCAGAGAACTGACCTTCGCCTTTGCTGCCGCCTACGCGATCGGGTGCATCGCCGCCGCGCTGGCCGTGCGTCAGTCGGGCGTCTTCACCGCGGTCATCCAGCCTCCGCTGATCCTGTTCGTCGCGGTTCCCGGTGCGTACTTCCTCTTCCACGGCGCCGCGATGGACGGCCTGAAGGACCTCTTGATCAACTGCGGTTATCCGCTGATCGAGCGCTTCCCGTTGATGTTCTTCACCTCGGCGATCGTGCTGCTGGTCGGGCTGGTCCGGTGGAACCTGGGGATGTCGCATCGCCGCACGGCGCCCCGCGAGGCAGCAGAGCCGTCCGAGGGCCGGTTCTCGGCGCTGACCGCCAAGATCTCCGGGCTGCTGGCGCGCGACGACGAGGACGCGATCGACGAGGCGCCGGCGCCGCGACGCAGCAGGCAGCATTCGATAGACCGCAGCGCGCGGGCGGACAGGCCGGCGTCGGGAACCTCGAGGACGCGCAACGGACGCCCGACCAAGCGCACGTCACCGTCGCGCTCACGGCACACCCGCCCGCCGGAGACCGAGATCATCGAGCCCGTGACCGAGCGTCCGCGTCGGCCACGCCCCGCCCGCAGCACCGACTCGACGCTCCCCCCGCCCGAACCGCGCCGCAGGCAGCGTTCGTCGTCGACTCGATCGTCGTCGACCCGGTCGTCATCCACGCGCGAACCCCGCAAGCAGCCGCCGCCCAGCGAGCGCCGGTCCCCCTATCAACGGCCCGATCGGCACAGCAAGTTCGACGGCTTCGAGCCCTTCGAGCCGCACGGCACGAACGGGTCCAACGGCAACGGCGGCAACGGTTCTCATCACCCGATCTCGCGGGTGCGCTACCGCGGCGCCGACGAAGGCGATCAGCGTCAGCAGTACCGGGACCGGCCGCGCGCAGCCAAGCATCGGGCCGAGGCCTGGGAG